The following are from one region of the Stigmatella ashevillena genome:
- a CDS encoding ArsR/SmtB family transcription factor, producing the protein MDVLSQSFRVLGDATRLRILRLVAQTPLNVTELVSLVGVAQSSVSHHLGKLKGLGLIGEERQAGFSYYSLALEPADSRWPLIRLAQEAEDDTGDSARLKDLLRAREDRQALNERLLEPGQSWYLWAGALASLLPPLDVADFGCGSGTLSVAIARWAHRVWAIDQNPEALSQAKERATREGRSNIQFLCENLHRLSLPAGERDLVVISQSLHHVESPAAVLAEAWRLLKPGGKLVVLELMPHEERWVLDRLGHKHLGFPPEFLETALRETGFQSLNREVHARDGTSSFRVFLLTGVKPA; encoded by the coding sequence ATGGATGTCCTCTCCCAGTCCTTTCGCGTCCTTGGGGATGCGACACGGCTGCGGATTCTGCGCCTCGTGGCGCAGACTCCGCTGAACGTGACGGAGCTGGTGTCCCTGGTGGGGGTGGCCCAGTCCTCCGTGTCTCACCACCTGGGCAAGCTCAAGGGGTTGGGCCTCATCGGCGAGGAGCGGCAGGCCGGCTTCAGCTACTACTCCCTCGCCTTGGAGCCGGCCGACAGCCGCTGGCCGCTCATCCGCCTGGCGCAGGAGGCCGAGGACGACACCGGAGACTCCGCCCGGCTGAAGGATCTGCTCCGCGCGCGGGAGGATCGGCAGGCGCTCAATGAGCGGCTCCTCGAGCCGGGCCAGTCCTGGTACCTGTGGGCGGGCGCGCTCGCGTCCTTGCTGCCGCCGCTGGATGTGGCGGACTTTGGCTGCGGTTCGGGGACCCTCTCCGTGGCCATTGCCCGCTGGGCCCACCGGGTCTGGGCCATTGATCAGAACCCGGAGGCGCTCTCTCAGGCGAAGGAGCGGGCCACGCGCGAGGGCCGCTCCAACATCCAGTTCCTGTGCGAGAACCTGCACCGGCTGTCGCTGCCGGCGGGGGAGAGGGATCTCGTCGTCATCTCCCAGAGCCTCCACCACGTGGAATCCCCGGCCGCGGTGCTGGCCGAGGCCTGGCGGTTGCTCAAGCCCGGGGGCAAGTTGGTGGTGCTGGAGCTCATGCCGCACGAAGAGCGCTGGGTGCTCGACCGGCTGGGCCACAAGCACCTGGGCTTCCCGCCCGAATTTCTCGAAACCGCGTTGCGTGAGACCGGTTTCCAATCCCTCAACCGAGAGGTTCATGCGCGAGACGGGACCAGCTCGTTTCGCGTGTTCCTCCTGACCGGAGTCAAGCCCGCATGA